From Yersinia hibernica, a single genomic window includes:
- the actP gene encoding cation/acetate symporter ActP: MKTRHWSALSLLALPALSQAEAITGEVHRQPLNIQAIVMFVLFVGATLYITYWASKRTRSRGDYYTAGGRITGFQNGLAIAGDFMSAASFLGISALVYTSGYDGLIYSIGFLIGWPIILFLIAERLRNLGRYTFADVASYRLKQRPIRTLSACGSLVVVALYLIAQMVGAGKLIELLFGLNYHVAVVLVGILMVLYVLFGGMLATTWVQIIKAVLLLAGASFMAIMVMKSVNFNFNTLFSEAVKVHPKGLSIMSPGGLVSDPISALSLGLALMFGTAGLPHILMRFFTVSDAKEARKSVFYATGFIGYFYILTFIIGFGAILLVGPNPAFKDAAGALLGGNNMAAVHLSNAVGGSFFLGFISAVAFATILAVVAGLTLAGASAVSHDLYASVIKKGKAHERDELRVSKITVVILGFVAIGLGILFEKQNIAFMVGLAFSIAASCNFPIILISMYWEKLTTRGAMIGGWLGLLTAVILMILGPTIWVTILGHAKPIYPYEYPALFSMIVAFVGIWFFSITDNSAEGQQERLRFKAQFIRSQTGLGISQSSSH; the protein is encoded by the coding sequence ATGAAGACTCGCCATTGGTCCGCACTTTCCTTATTGGCTCTGCCTGCGCTGTCACAGGCAGAAGCAATTACCGGTGAAGTTCATCGCCAACCGCTAAACATTCAGGCGATTGTGATGTTCGTGCTGTTTGTCGGCGCAACACTTTATATCACTTACTGGGCCTCTAAACGTACCCGTTCGCGTGGCGATTATTACACCGCAGGCGGGCGTATAACTGGCTTTCAAAATGGTTTGGCGATTGCCGGTGACTTTATGTCTGCCGCCTCATTCCTCGGTATTTCCGCATTGGTCTATACCTCTGGTTATGATGGTTTGATTTACTCCATCGGCTTTTTAATTGGCTGGCCAATCATTCTATTCTTAATTGCTGAACGTCTGCGTAACTTGGGCCGCTATACTTTTGCCGATGTGGCATCTTACCGGTTAAAACAAAGACCTATTCGAACTTTATCAGCCTGTGGCTCATTAGTTGTTGTGGCCTTGTATCTGATTGCACAAATGGTCGGCGCAGGTAAATTGATTGAACTGCTCTTTGGTTTGAACTATCACGTGGCGGTGGTGCTGGTCGGTATCTTGATGGTGCTATATGTCCTGTTTGGTGGCATGTTGGCCACCACATGGGTACAGATAATCAAAGCGGTCTTATTGCTGGCCGGTGCATCTTTCATGGCTATCATGGTCATGAAGTCAGTTAATTTTAACTTCAACACATTATTCAGCGAAGCCGTCAAAGTTCATCCTAAAGGCCTCTCAATCATGAGCCCGGGGGGATTGGTATCTGACCCAATATCCGCCTTGTCTCTAGGTCTGGCATTAATGTTTGGTACCGCCGGTTTACCCCATATTCTGATGCGCTTCTTCACTGTCAGTGATGCCAAAGAAGCCCGTAAGAGTGTGTTCTATGCAACTGGCTTTATCGGCTACTTCTACATATTGACCTTCATTATTGGTTTTGGCGCAATCCTATTGGTCGGGCCAAATCCGGCCTTTAAAGATGCGGCTGGCGCATTACTCGGCGGCAACAATATGGCAGCCGTTCATCTGTCAAATGCGGTGGGTGGCAGCTTCTTCTTAGGCTTTATCTCCGCGGTGGCCTTTGCAACTATCTTAGCAGTGGTCGCGGGCCTAACCCTCGCCGGAGCTTCTGCGGTTTCACATGACCTTTATGCGAGTGTGATTAAGAAAGGCAAAGCCCACGAACGCGATGAGCTAAGAGTCTCAAAAATTACCGTCGTCATTTTAGGATTTGTTGCCATCGGCTTAGGTATTTTGTTTGAAAAACAGAATATTGCCTTCATGGTGGGCTTAGCATTCTCCATCGCAGCCAGTTGTAACTTCCCCATTATTCTCATCTCGATGTATTGGGAAAAACTGACCACTCGCGGCGCAATGATTGGCGGCTGGCTGGGGCTACTCACCGCAGTCATTCTGATGATTTTAGGCCCCACTATCTGGGTGACAATTTTGGGTCATGCAAAACCAATCTATCCATATGAATATCCAGCATTATTCTCAATGATAGTGGCCTTCGTCGGGATCTGGTTCTTCTCCATTACTGATAACTCAGCAGAAGGTCAGCAAGAGCGCTTGCGCTTCAAAGCCCAGTTTATAC
- a CDS encoding DUF485 domain-containing protein — protein sequence MNDSIYQEIENNPRFKELVQKRGRFAWLLSLITLALYVSFIFLIAFEPQWLGTPLYPGSSITRGIPVGVGLIVISFVLTGIYVIRANGEFDRLTAEILREVKQ from the coding sequence ATGAATGACAGCATTTATCAAGAGATTGAAAATAACCCGCGTTTCAAAGAGTTGGTGCAAAAGCGTGGTCGCTTTGCCTGGCTACTGTCGCTGATTACCTTAGCGCTGTATGTCAGTTTCATTTTCCTTATCGCTTTCGAACCACAATGGCTAGGCACCCCGCTATACCCAGGCTCCAGCATTACTCGCGGCATTCCCGTTGGTGTGGGCTTGATTGTTATTTCTTTTGTTCTTACAGGTATTTATGTTATTCGTGCTAATGGCGAGTTTGACCGTCTGACGGCAGAAATTCTTCGTGAGGTGAAGCAATGA
- the acs gene encoding acetate--CoA ligase encodes MSQIHKHPIPTAIAEHALINPEQYQQYYQQSVQNPDEFWGEHGKIIDWMKPYKTVKNTSFDPGHVSIRWFEDGTLNLAANCLDRHLAERGNQTAIIWEGDDPNQSKKVTYKQLHHDVCQFANVLKKLGIKKGDVVAIYMPMVPEAAVAMLACARIGAVHSVIFGGFSPDAVAGRIIDSNSKLVITADEGIRAGRAIPLKKNVDEALKNPAITSIKNVVVFQRTGNASYWKDGRDLWWHDLVKDTSADCPPEEMNAEDPLFILYTSGSTGKPKGVLHTTGGYLVYAALTFKYVFDYHPGDIYWCTADVGWVTGHSYLLYGPLACGAITLMFEGVPNYPGVNRLGQVIDKHQVNILYTAPTAIRALMAEGDKAIAGTKRTSLRIMGSVGEPINPEAWEWYYNKIGNSKCPIVDTWWQTETGGFMITPLPGATELKAGSATRPFFGVQPALVDNLGNPQEGAAEGNLVITDSWPGQARTLFGDHDRFEQTYFSTFKGMYFSGDGARRDEDGYYWITGRVDDVLNVSGHRLGTAEIESALVSHPKIAEAAVVGVPHNIKGQAIYAYITLNHGEEPTPELYTEVRNWVRKEIGPIATPDILHWTDSLPKTRSGKIMRRILRKIAAGDTSNLGDTSTLADPGVVDKLLEEKQSIQAPS; translated from the coding sequence ATGAGCCAAATACATAAGCACCCTATTCCAACTGCAATTGCAGAACATGCCCTGATAAACCCAGAACAATACCAGCAATACTATCAACAATCGGTGCAGAACCCAGATGAATTCTGGGGTGAACATGGCAAGATTATTGATTGGATGAAGCCGTACAAAACGGTGAAGAACACGTCTTTCGATCCCGGCCATGTCAGTATTCGCTGGTTTGAGGATGGCACACTGAATCTGGCAGCCAACTGCCTTGACCGCCATCTGGCAGAGCGTGGTAACCAAACCGCGATTATCTGGGAAGGTGATGACCCTAATCAGTCCAAAAAAGTGACCTACAAACAGCTTCATCATGATGTATGTCAGTTTGCCAATGTCTTGAAAAAGCTGGGCATCAAGAAAGGTGATGTGGTCGCTATTTATATGCCGATGGTGCCAGAAGCCGCGGTTGCCATGCTGGCTTGTGCACGCATTGGTGCTGTTCACTCCGTGATTTTTGGTGGTTTCTCACCTGATGCCGTCGCCGGCCGTATTATTGACTCTAACTCAAAACTGGTCATTACTGCCGATGAAGGCATCCGTGCTGGTCGCGCAATTCCACTGAAAAAAAATGTCGATGAAGCACTAAAGAATCCGGCCATTACCAGCATCAAAAATGTGGTGGTATTCCAACGCACCGGCAATGCCAGTTACTGGAAAGACGGGCGAGATTTGTGGTGGCATGACCTGGTTAAAGATACGTCTGCCGACTGCCCACCCGAAGAAATGAATGCTGAAGATCCACTATTCATCCTTTATACCTCTGGCTCCACCGGTAAACCAAAGGGCGTGTTACACACCACTGGCGGTTATTTGGTGTATGCCGCACTGACCTTTAAATACGTATTTGATTACCATCCAGGTGATATCTACTGGTGTACTGCGGATGTGGGCTGGGTGACTGGGCATAGCTATTTGCTGTATGGCCCACTGGCCTGCGGTGCAATAACACTGATGTTTGAAGGTGTGCCTAACTATCCGGGAGTCAATCGTTTAGGCCAGGTCATTGATAAACATCAGGTCAATATTTTATACACCGCCCCAACAGCAATCCGAGCCTTAATGGCCGAGGGTGATAAAGCCATCGCCGGCACCAAACGGACTTCGCTGCGCATCATGGGATCGGTCGGAGAGCCCATCAACCCAGAAGCATGGGAATGGTATTACAACAAAATCGGTAATAGTAAATGCCCGATTGTCGATACTTGGTGGCAGACCGAGACCGGCGGTTTCATGATAACCCCACTCCCCGGCGCGACCGAGTTAAAAGCAGGTTCTGCGACTCGCCCATTCTTTGGTGTGCAACCCGCACTGGTAGATAACCTAGGTAACCCGCAAGAAGGGGCTGCTGAGGGGAATCTGGTCATCACTGATTCGTGGCCAGGTCAGGCCAGAACCCTGTTTGGCGACCATGACCGCTTTGAACAAACTTACTTCTCTACGTTTAAAGGCATGTATTTCAGTGGTGATGGCGCACGCCGTGACGAAGATGGCTACTACTGGATAACTGGCCGAGTTGATGATGTGTTGAACGTTTCAGGCCATCGTTTGGGCACCGCAGAAATAGAATCAGCGCTGGTATCACATCCGAAAATTGCCGAAGCCGCTGTTGTTGGGGTGCCGCACAATATCAAAGGGCAGGCTATTTATGCCTATATCACATTAAATCATGGCGAAGAGCCAACGCCAGAACTGTATACCGAGGTGCGCAACTGGGTGCGTAAAGAAATTGGCCCAATCGCAACACCGGATATTCTGCACTGGACCGATTCACTGCCCAAAACGCGTTCGGGCAAAATCATGCGCCGGATCCTGCGCAAAATTGCCGCTGGCGATACCAGTAACTTAGGAGATACCTCAACGCTCGCCGATCCAGGTGTCGTCGATAAATTACTGGAAGAAAAACAATCAATCCAAGCACCGTCGTAA